A portion of the Calditerricola satsumensis genome contains these proteins:
- a CDS encoding tyrosine-type recombinase/integrase: MRKYVRNFGQIGVSSYQVRHHFVKGKLPMEKAMSLFLSHKDAEGLNESTMQMYREHFRYLLYYFNPEISVSDLTSDAVLGYVRWMKDEKRLSPVTINIRIRTLRTFLRWLEREGYLSEPLHERLTKIREPDTEIDVLTPREIRKLLSVIDTNRYVGFRDYVMICILLDTMVRISELLKMKRSNVRGGSIRLDAQDTKVKRGRTVPVSDKTEKLLLEYIAETNDFGRNELFLNYDGTPVKANTWRKRLQEYARNAGLEHKRIRPHLFRHTGAVLYLLNGGDPFSLRLILGHSDMSMVKRYINMTEVDVKRQHSAFSPLRDIRL, from the coding sequence ATGAGAAAATACGTCAGAAATTTCGGTCAAATTGGTGTTAGCTCCTACCAAGTGCGTCATCACTTCGTCAAGGGAAAGTTGCCGATGGAAAAAGCAATGAGCCTCTTCCTGTCGCACAAGGATGCCGAAGGATTAAACGAAAGCACGATGCAGATGTACCGGGAGCACTTCCGTTACCTTCTGTATTACTTCAACCCGGAAATATCGGTTTCCGATCTGACCAGTGACGCGGTTCTGGGATACGTAAGATGGATGAAAGACGAAAAGAGGCTGTCCCCCGTAACCATCAATATCCGAATCCGCACCCTTCGGACCTTCCTGCGATGGCTGGAACGGGAGGGATATCTCAGCGAACCCCTTCACGAAAGGCTGACAAAGATTCGGGAACCCGATACGGAAATCGATGTACTGACCCCAAGGGAGATAAGGAAGCTTCTTTCCGTTATCGACACGAATCGTTACGTAGGTTTCCGGGATTATGTGATGATCTGCATCCTCCTGGATACGATGGTAAGAATCAGCGAACTGTTGAAGATGAAACGGTCAAACGTGCGAGGTGGATCGATCCGGTTAGATGCTCAGGACACGAAGGTAAAGCGTGGTCGAACCGTCCCCGTTTCCGATAAAACGGAAAAGCTTCTTCTGGAATACATCGCTGAAACCAATGATTTTGGCCGGAATGAGCTCTTTCTTAACTACGACGGCACCCCGGTCAAAGCCAATACCTGGAGAAAGCGGTTACAGGAATATGCACGGAACGCCGGATTGGAGCATAAGCGAATCCGGCCGCACCTATTCCGACACACCGGAGCGGTTCTCTACCTCCTGAATGGTGGTGATCCGTTTTCCCTCCGGTTAATCCTTGGCCACTCCGACATGTCGATGGTTAAACGATACATCAACATGACCGAAGTGGACGTTAAACGCCAACATTCCGCTTTCAGTCCTCTACGGGATATTCGGTTGTAA
- a CDS encoding aminotransferase class I/II-fold pyridoxal phosphate-dependent enzyme, whose product MNRQARTPLFTGLLEHAKRNPLQFHIPGHKRGAGMNPEFRDFLGKNALSIDLINIAPLDDLHNPQGIIKEAQELAAEAFGADHTFFSVQGTSGAIMAMVMSVVAPGDKIIVPRNVHKSVITALILAGATPVFIHPVMDETLGIAHGITTASVQRALEQHPDAKAVLVINPTYFGVAANLREIVMVAHSYGVPVLVDEAHGAHIHFHEELPMSAMEAGADMSATSLHKLGGSLTQSSILNVREGRVNPQRVQAILSMLTTTSTSYLLLASLDAARKQLALHGREMNEKALHLARWAREALNQIPGIYCFGDERVGEEAIYDYDPTKLTIHVRELGITGYEAEKWLREMHNIEVELSDLYNVLCFITAGDSEETVEALVAAIRDLSRTFYAKRAARELRVVLPKIPELALSPRDAFYAETETVPIDEAVGRIMAESIMVYPPGIPIVMPGEILTEENLAYIRENLAVGLPVQGPEDPTIQTVKVIKTHRAIR is encoded by the coding sequence ATGAATCGACAGGCGCGTACGCCGCTGTTTACCGGCCTGTTGGAACACGCCAAGCGCAATCCCCTGCAATTTCACATTCCCGGACACAAGCGCGGTGCGGGGATGAACCCCGAATTCCGCGATTTTCTCGGGAAAAACGCCCTGTCGATTGACCTCATCAACATCGCCCCCCTCGACGACCTGCACAACCCGCAGGGAATCATTAAGGAAGCCCAGGAGCTGGCCGCCGAAGCCTTCGGGGCCGACCACACCTTCTTCTCCGTGCAAGGGACGAGCGGGGCTATCATGGCCATGGTGATGTCCGTCGTCGCGCCGGGGGACAAGATCATCGTCCCGCGGAACGTGCACAAGTCGGTCATCACCGCCCTGATCCTCGCCGGGGCCACGCCGGTGTTCATCCACCCCGTGATGGATGAGACGCTCGGCATTGCCCACGGCATCACCACCGCCTCGGTGCAGCGGGCCCTCGAACAGCACCCCGACGCCAAGGCGGTGCTCGTGATCAACCCCACCTACTTCGGCGTGGCGGCCAACCTGCGCGAGATTGTCATGGTCGCCCACAGCTACGGGGTGCCCGTGCTGGTGGACGAGGCCCACGGGGCCCATATCCATTTTCACGAGGAGCTGCCCATGTCGGCCATGGAGGCCGGCGCCGACATGTCGGCCACCAGCCTGCACAAGCTGGGCGGGTCGCTGACGCAAAGCTCGATCCTGAACGTGCGGGAAGGGCGGGTCAACCCGCAGCGCGTGCAGGCGATTCTGAGCATGCTCACGACCACGTCGACATCCTACCTCCTTCTCGCTTCCCTCGACGCAGCCCGCAAGCAGCTCGCCCTGCATGGCCGGGAGATGAACGAGAAGGCGCTGCACCTGGCACGGTGGGCCCGCGAGGCCCTCAACCAAATCCCCGGCATCTACTGCTTTGGCGACGAGCGCGTCGGCGAAGAAGCGATCTACGACTACGATCCCACCAAGCTGACCATCCACGTGCGCGAGCTGGGCATCACGGGCTACGAGGCGGAAAAGTGGCTGCGCGAGATGCACAACATTGAAGTGGAGCTGAGCGACCTGTACAACGTGCTCTGCTTCATCACCGCGGGCGACAGCGAAGAGACGGTGGAAGCCCTCGTGGCGGCGATCCGCGACCTGTCGCGAACCTTTTACGCGAAACGGGCCGCGCGCGAGCTTCGCGTCGTGCTGCCGAAGATCCCGGAGCTTGCTCTCTCGCCGCGCGACGCCTTTTACGCCGAAACGGAAACGGTGCCCATCGACGAAGCGGTGGGCCGCATCATGGCCGAGTCCATCATGGTGTATCCCCCGGGCATCCCCATCGTCATGCCCGGCGAGATCCTCACCGAGGAAAACCTGGCCTACATCCGCGAGAACCTGGCCGTGGGCCTTCCCGTGCAGGGACCCGAAGATCCCACCATCCAGACGGTCAAGGTGATCAAAACGCACCGCGCCATTCGGTAG